The following proteins are co-located in the Solanum pennellii chromosome 1, SPENNV200 genome:
- the LOC107008406 gene encoding microfibrillar-associated protein 1A-like: MSVTAGVSDAIIAIREKLRGKIGQTKVKRYWPGKAPEWADEPEKDEDMRMNREAALEKAFPSQGGPDIARKDDARLRRLAESKVDNREEIRADHRRIRQAEIVSTIEEENRRLERMEFEEDDEDALDERRRRIREKNLQRQQEEALPEEEEEEVEEEEEEESEYETESEEETTGIAMVKPVFVPKSERDTIDEREKREAEERALEELVKKRLEERKLETKQIVVEKIREEEIIQKNLELEANIADVDTDDEVNEAEEYEAWKSREIARIKREREDREASKKEREEIERVRNMTEEERKEWERRNPKPAPPPKQKWKFMQKYYHKGAFFQSDADDVAGTSGADNIFHRDFSAPTGEDKLDKSILPKVMQVKHFGRSGRTKWTHLVNEDTTDWNNPWTYNDSLRAKYNTKMAAVNAPIAKPKGKKLKDWETR; this comes from the exons ATGTCTGTAACAGCTGGCGTAAGTGATGCAATTATTGCAATTAGGGAAAAGCTCAGGGGTAAAATTGGCCAAACAAAAGTGAAAAGATATTGGCCTGGTAAAGCTCCTGAATGGGCAGATGAAccggaaaaagatgaggatatgcGGATGAACAGGGAAGCAGCACTTGAGAAAGCCTTTCCCAGCCAGGGTGGTCCAGACATTGCAAGGAAAGATGATGCAAGGCTGCGTCGACTGGCAGAGAGTAAAGTTGATAATCGTGAGGAAATCAGAGCAGATCATCGACGCATCCGGCAAGCAGAGATCGTTTCAACCATTGAAGAGGAAAATAGAAGActagaaagaatggaatttgaGGAGGATGACGAAGATGCCTTGGATGAAAGGAGGAGGAGAATCAGGGAAAAAAATCTTCAGAGGCAACAGGAAGAAGCTCTGccggaggaagaagaagaggaggtagaagaagaggaggaagagGAATCAGAATATGAGACTGAATCAGAGGAAGAGACCACAGGGATAGCCATGGTGAAACCAGTTTTTGTTCCAAAATCTGAGAGAGACACCATAGATGAGCGTGAAAAGCGCGAGGCAGAGGAACGAGCTCTCGAGGAGTTAGTGAAGAAGAGGTTAGAGGAGAGAAAACTTGAAACAAAGCAAATAGTAGTTGAGAAGATACGAGAGGAGGAAATAATTCAGAAAAATTTGGAGCTGGAAGCTAATATTGCTGATGTAGATACTGATGATGAGGTGAATGAGGCTGAAGAATACGAAGCTTGGAAGTCCAGAGAAATTGCCAGGATCAAGAGGGAGAGGGAGGACAGGGAGGCTAGTAAGAAGGAGAGAGAAGAAATAGAGAGAGTAAGAAATATGACGGAAGAAGAGAGGAAGGAGTGGGAGAGGAGAAACCCGAAACCTGCCCCACCACCCAAGCAGAAGTGGAAGTTTATGCAGAAATATTACCACAAGGGTGCTTTCTTCCAGTCAGATGCTGATGACGTAGCTGGAACTTCTGGCGCTGATAATATATTCCACCGTGATTTCTCTGCACCAACAGGGGAGGATAAGTTGGATAAATCCATACTACCCAAAGTCATGCAGGTCAAACACTTTGGACGCAGTGGAAGGACAAAATGGACACATCTTGTCAATGAGGACACAACTGATTGGAACAATCC GTGGACATACAATGACTCTCTTCGGGCCAAGTACAATACAAAAATGGCTGCTGTTAATGCTCCTATTGCAAAGCCTAAGGGTAAGAAATTGAAGGATTGGGAGACCCGGTGA
- the LOC107011178 gene encoding nicotianamine synthase, translating to MVCPNSNPVVEKVCELYEQISRLENLSPSKDVNVLFTDLVHTCMPPNPIDVSKLCQKTQEIRSHLIKLCGQAEGLLESHFSKILSSYENPLQHLHIFPYFDNYIKLSLLEYNILTKNTTNIPKKIAFIGSGPLPLTSLVLATRHLKTTCFHNYDIDVDANFLASALVAADPDMSSRMTFHTADIMDVTCALKDYDVVFLAALVGMDKEDKVKVVDHLAKYMSPGATLMLRSAHGARAFLYPVLDPRDLRGFEVLSVYHPTDEVINSVIIARKLPVPSVQLLDGLGAYVLPSKCACAEIHAFNPLNKINLVEEFALEE from the coding sequence ATGGTGTGCCCAAATAGCAATCCAGTAGTAGAAAAAGTATGTGAATTATATGAACAAATTTCAAGATTGGAGAACCTTAGCCCTTCCAAAGATGTCAACGTATTGTTCACAGATCTTGTCCACACGTGCATGCCTCCTAATCCCATTGATGTCTCTAAGCTCTGTCAAAAAACTCAAGAAATTAGGTCTCATCTCATCAAACTTTGTGGTCAAGCTGAAGGACTTTTAGAGTCACACTTTTCTAAAATTCTTTCCTCCTATGAAAACCCCCTTCAACATCTTCACATTTTCCCATATTTTGACAATTACATCAAACTCAGCTTACTTGAGTACAACATCCTTACTAAAAACACAACAAATATCCCTAAAAAAATTGCATTTATTGGATCAGGCCCACTACCACTTACCTCACTTGTTTTAGCTACCAGACATCTTAAAACCACTTGTTTTCACAACTATGACATTGATGTGGATGCTAATTTCCTGGCGTCCGCCCTTGTGGCGGCCGATCCAGACATGTCCAGCCGTATGACTTTTCATACGGCTGACATCATGGATGTAACGTGTGCCTTGAAAGACTACGATGTAGTCTTTCTGGCCGCGTTAGTTGGTATGGACAAAGAGGATAAAGTTAAGGTGGTTGATCATCTAGCTAAATACATGTCTCCAGGGGCTACCCTGATGCTTAGAAGTGCACATGGTGCGCGTGCTTTTCTATACCCTGTCCTAGATCCTCGGGATCTACGAGGATTTGAGGTACTATCGGTGTACCATCCTACAGATGAAGTGATTAATTCTGTAATAATTGCAAGAAAATTGCCAGTTCCTAGTGTTCAACTACTTGATGGATTGGGTGCCTATGTATTACCTAGCAAATGTGCTTGTGCTGAGATTCATGCTTTCAATCCACTCAATAAGATCAATTTGGTTGAAGAATTTGCACTGGAGGAGTGA
- the LOC107004888 gene encoding LOW QUALITY PROTEIN: uncharacterized protein LOC107004888 (The sequence of the model RefSeq protein was modified relative to this genomic sequence to represent the inferred CDS: deleted 2 bases in 1 codon), translating into MIEKKRVQVLLFLVGLLILSITAEKCRELVGQEAASKSGEFTWLQCFDGSTGSVACLVKEGVKLYAYNIRSSHVEIARNSAIEIALADAISQGISAKEAAKVAQKEGAKAAKLAVRKTKRIVGPIISAGWDFFEALYLGGTPTEGALRGSGTLFGAYWVGYLGEQTMGRFGYLVGSELGSWVGGKVGLMVYDLVNGVDHLLAFLQLKEIEVDKTVYDELQGNYNRXYKETSSEVPKDSYDSESSTYSSFEAPEESSSYEAPEESSSYEAPAYEDPEVHEEF; encoded by the exons AGTTCTTCTCTTTCTCGTTGGCCTACTAATTCTCAGCATCACCG CTGAAAAATGTAGGGAGTTGGTTGGTCAAGAGGCTGCATCAAAGAGTGGGGAATTTACTTGGTTGCAGTGTTTTGATGGGAGTACGGGAAGCGTAGCATGTTTAGTCAAGGAAGGTGTGAAGCTGTATGCTTATAACATCAGATCCTCTCATGTGGAGATAGCAAGGAACTCAGCTATCGAGATCGCTCTGGCTGATGCCATATCACAAGGCATCTCAGCAAAAGAAGCAGCTAAAGTAGCTCAGAAAGAAGGAGCAAAAGCTGCAAAATTGGCCGTGCGAAAGACGAAGCGTATTGTTGGTCCGATAATTTCTGCAGGATGGGACTTTTTTGAAGCACTTTATCTTGGAGGTACACCAACTGAAGGGGCATTGAGGGGTTCTGGTACCTTGTTTGGCGCCTATTGGGTTGGTTATCTCGGGGAGCAGACCATGGGTAGGTTTGGTTACTTGGTTGGAAGCGAGTTGGGCAGTTGGGTTGGAGGAAAGGTTGGATTAATGGTGTATGATTTAGTTAATGGCGTGGATCATTTACTTGCATTTCTCCAACTAAAGGAAATAGAAGTGGATAAAACTGTGTATGATGAATTG CAAGGAAACTATAACCGAANGTACAAGGAAACTAGTTCCGAGGTACCCAAGGACTCATATGATAGTGAATCAAGTACATATTCAAGCTTTGAAGCTCCAGAAGAGTCTAGTAGTTATGAAGCTCCAGAAGAGTCTAGTAGTTATGAAGCTCCTGCTTATGAGGACCCTGAAGTCCATGAAGAATTTTAA